TCGAACGTCTCGACGGCCGCCTCGACTTGCTCCAGGTTGTCGTGTGTGTCAGAAACGATGCCGATATCCATGCGTGTGTGTTCCGCTGGCGGCCCCAAGAACGTATGGCTCTGGCGACAGGAGTGCTCGGTTTCGGAGCCCCGGGTCCTGTCGAAGTCTCCACAGGCCCATAGCAAACTCAGTGTGGCAGACAGAGCGTGAATATCGACGGTCGGAACGCAGCGGGTTAATAATCCGATAGCATAAGGATTAATATAATCCGCTTGCAAGACGATTTTGCAATGGCTCGGGATTTGCCAACCACAGAACGGTATGCGAGCGAGTTGGCCGAATCGATCGACAAACAGCGTTACGCCACCTTGGTGCAGTCTGTTGGCGACCAGTTGAACGGCAGAAAGGACCGGTTCGATAAGTCCGATATCATCGAACGGTGCCTCGAAGTGTACAGCGACGGGCGGCTGCAGTGGGTCGACGACGTCAAACGAGATTTCGTCGATACAGTGCTGGGATGGGACATCGAGTTCAAGTACGAACAGAACGTGTTGTTTACTAACGTCCGCCAGAACCCCCGGAACCCGAATCTACGGCTGATTAATAACCTCGGAGAAAAAACCCAGATAGATCCGGAGGAGTTAGCCGACTTCTTCGTCGTCGGACAGCAGGACTCGATGGGTGTCATCTCGAAACGGACGATTCTCGACGACGACAGTCCGTCCGAACTCGACTTCGATGCTGACGCAGTTATCGGTGACTTCTACTTCGACGATATCGAGATCGTCTTTCGGCCCGAAGAAATCGGTGAGATACGGACAGTGGACGTAGACTACAAGCGACGGAAGATGGAGATGCAGATGGACCTCATCGAATCGATCTCTGCCGCTGGAACTGGACGGTAGACGTCCGAAGAACCCTACCAGGGTAGCTGCGTATCCATCTCGCGGCAGTCACTGCGCGATATACACCCTGTATCCAGCACGGTCCCCTGGAACTGGTACCGATGGATGGTTTTGCCGAGACGAGACTCCCCGGTTCGCAGAGTCAGAACGCCCCGCCGTGGACTGACCACTCGGGTGAACTGACCGGGGTGGTCGGTTGTGCGAGTAGGGCAGCGTAGTTGACCGTGGCGTTCTGGTTGTCATGGTCATTGTTCCACGACGCTCCTGCCTTACGCCGTCCCGCACGCCTTTTATCCGGGTACCGCCAACCCCTGTGCATGCCCCAGGGTATTCTCGATACCATCGGCCTGCTGACGGTGCTGGTCTTCGCCATCCCCGTCGCGCTGTTCGGGGCCGAACACCTCGTCCGCGGCGAGATTCTCGCGGGACTCGTCTTCGTCGGTATCGCCGGGCTGATGGTCGCTATCGAGCAGTACCTGACGACGCCGACGGACGTCCCCGGGATGGTCGCCGAGAAGACCGTCGGGGCCGTCGTGAAGACCGACGACGGGGACGAGGAGGACTAGGTCTCGTCGCGCCAGCGGTCCGGGTCGTCGGCCGCGAGGTACTCACGCAGGAGCGACGGGAACGCCCGCCCTTTCAGATATCGCAGGCCGAAGTCCTCGGCCCAATTGATGATGCCCTTGTCCTCCGTGACGACGCCGGCGTCGAGCTCGCGGGCCAGTATCAGCAGGTCGAAGTCCTCCCGTGAGTCCAGCACGCCCTGCCGGAGGGTGTCGCGGTACTCGTCGCGTAGCTCCGAGATGACCGCATCGACCTGCGTCATGTGGTCGTGGTCCTCGACCGTCTCGGCTCTCGACTCCTCGGCCTTTCGGACGGCCTTCTCCGAGACGCGAAGACCGCGATTGACACGGTCGGACATCTCGTCGATGAACTTGTAGACGAGTTCGGCGGGAATCATCACCTCGTAGTGCGCGGGCGACTTCGTGATGACCCACGTGTCGAGTTTCGTCAGCACCTCGTCGCTGACCGCCCGGTCGTCCAGCATCGTCGTCAGCTCGTCCTTGATAGAGGGCGGCATGTAACAGGAGATGTTGTGGATCTGCTTCGCCGAGGCGATGAGCTCGAGCAGGTCGAGACAGGCCGTCTCGAGGTCGCCGTCCGGGCCGCGTATCTCCGTCGTGAGAAACAGCGACGTATCGAGCACGAAGCGTTGTTTGAGCGGGCGCTCGGCCATACCGGCCCTTTCGGCCTCCGAGGAGATAGAACCATGGGCGAAGAGTAGTTGTCTCGACAACACTTTACTCGCGTGCGAACCTACCGCCCACAT
This DNA window, taken from Haloarcula ordinaria, encodes the following:
- a CDS encoding DUF7533 family protein, whose protein sequence is MPQGILDTIGLLTVLVFAIPVALFGAEHLVRGEILAGLVFVGIAGLMVAIEQYLTTPTDVPGMVAEKTVGAVVKTDDGDEED
- a CDS encoding RNA ligase partner protein; its protein translation is MAERPLKQRFVLDTSLFLTTEIRGPDGDLETACLDLLELIASAKQIHNISCYMPPSIKDELTTMLDDRAVSDEVLTKLDTWVITKSPAHYEVMIPAELVYKFIDEMSDRVNRGLRVSEKAVRKAEESRAETVEDHDHMTQVDAVISELRDEYRDTLRQGVLDSREDFDLLILARELDAGVVTEDKGIINWAEDFGLRYLKGRAFPSLLREYLAADDPDRWRDET